A genomic segment from uncultured Marinifilum sp. encodes:
- the cobC gene encoding alpha-ribazole phosphatase encodes MEIYLIRHTKVAVEKGVCYGQKDVDLAESYPQELEVVREKLKDIEFDLIYTSPLKRAKKLANDIYGDKVIADDRLMELNFGDWEGKVWDEIKDPLFPAWMDDFVNKKCSNGESFVMLNDRVTKFWNEIKSKECKKIAIFTHGGVMRTIQAIHKNIKLEDSFNEPTPEFGEIVIIPV; translated from the coding sequence ATGGAAATATATTTAATACGACATACTAAAGTAGCTGTAGAAAAAGGTGTTTGCTACGGACAAAAAGATGTGGATTTAGCCGAAAGTTATCCTCAGGAACTGGAAGTGGTTCGAGAAAAACTAAAAGATATCGAATTCGATCTTATTTATACTAGTCCATTAAAAAGAGCAAAAAAATTAGCAAATGATATTTATGGAGATAAAGTAATTGCTGATGATCGCCTTATGGAATTAAATTTTGGGGATTGGGAAGGCAAAGTTTGGGATGAGATAAAAGATCCTTTATTTCCTGCCTGGATGGACGATTTTGTGAATAAAAAATGTTCGAATGGAGAATCATTTGTTATGCTTAACGATAGAGTAACAAAATTTTGGAACGAAATAAAATCTAAAGAATGTAAGAAGATTGCCATTTTTACACATGGAGGTGTAATGCGAACCATTCAAGCAATACATAAAAATATTAAGCTAGAAGATTCTTTTAACGAACCAACTCCTGAGTTTGGAGAAATTGTAATCATTCCAGTTTAA